A single region of the Massilia sp. erpn genome encodes:
- a CDS encoding pitrilysin family protein, producing the protein MTLAQVRICVVALAACVLPAHAAGIANALDTRIPVAPEARLGKLENGLSYYIRKNALPEKQLELRLVVKAGSMQEDEDQLGLAHFTEHMAFNGSRHFRKNELVSWLQSIGVKFGADLNAYTNFDDTIYLLPLPTGDKANVEKGFQVLEDWAHGLSLNEDDIDAERGVVLEESRLGKGPGQRMGRVLLPRLLNGSRYASRLPIGKDEVLRSFKPEALRRFYRDWYRPELMAVIAVGDIEPDEAERLIARHFGGLKNPARPRERVETPLAPQSKSGAVVATDPEAGNNTLALCYPTQLRKPPRTHGEYREHLLQLLFLGVLGERLAGRTGGAAPPFLEPDTGFTQLVGDYVNFQVSAMPGQDGAAATLAALVQEVERLRRFGVNEQELARFKKIYLGQMERADAERDKAWSAGYAQGFVAHFLHQEPLAGAAYQLKLTAELFPGITLEEVNRTARRILEPSQARLLMYAGGEEKPVPSAAQLLAALEAAQKDKVEAQESRPLPASLMAARPSGGRIANESVNKVPGTTELVLGNGVTVVLRPSDFQNDEVLLGAVRHGGYSLYEGDDYLNAYYASLLIMSMGMGDFAEQDIAKILAGQNATVNFNINELEERIDGASSRRDIESMLQLLHMSMLQPRMEEARFRASVDGWREAMLNPHPDLETYMFNELNAILFHGQPRGLRQTPEDMDKLKLERAHAIFKERMGNAQGLTFYLVGSFDPEQVKPLLASYLGTLPVHALPEQARDHGVRPARGVIKRELRKGMEEQGIVLLTFRGEAPYSMAARTALEALLEVLNIRINEVLREQQSLIYSGYARGWLDELPYQNYGMVLYLPCAPENTAKVIAAIATEVRRLQAQGPEAADLDKVKANWRIGNRHQLRSNGYWLEQLMAARMEKIDPELFLHFEERFEKLSSAELQLAAQRYLDPANYVELTLKPENKAGR; encoded by the coding sequence ATGACGCTGGCGCAGGTCCGGATCTGCGTCGTGGCGCTGGCAGCCTGCGTGCTGCCGGCGCATGCCGCCGGGATTGCCAATGCGCTGGATACGCGCATCCCGGTGGCGCCCGAGGCCAGGCTCGGCAAGCTGGAAAATGGTCTGAGCTACTACATCCGCAAGAACGCGCTGCCGGAAAAGCAGCTGGAATTGCGCCTGGTGGTGAAGGCCGGTTCCATGCAGGAGGATGAGGACCAGCTCGGCCTGGCCCATTTCACCGAGCATATGGCCTTCAACGGCAGCCGCCATTTCAGGAAGAATGAGCTGGTCTCCTGGCTGCAGTCGATCGGCGTGAAGTTTGGCGCCGACCTGAATGCCTACACGAACTTCGACGATACGATCTATCTGCTGCCCCTGCCCACCGGCGACAAGGCGAATGTGGAGAAGGGCTTTCAGGTACTGGAAGACTGGGCGCATGGCCTGAGCCTGAACGAGGACGATATCGACGCCGAGCGCGGTGTGGTGCTGGAAGAATCCCGCCTGGGCAAGGGGCCGGGCCAGCGCATGGGGCGCGTGCTGCTGCCCCGGTTGCTGAACGGCAGCCGCTACGCCAGCCGCCTGCCGATCGGCAAGGATGAGGTGCTGCGCAGCTTCAAACCGGAAGCGCTGCGCCGTTTCTACCGCGACTGGTATCGCCCGGAATTGATGGCAGTGATCGCCGTCGGCGATATCGAACCGGACGAGGCGGAGCGCCTGATCGCGCGCCATTTCGGCGGCTTGAAGAATCCGGCCCGGCCGCGCGAGCGCGTGGAGACGCCGTTGGCGCCGCAAAGCAAGTCAGGCGCCGTGGTGGCGACCGATCCTGAGGCCGGCAACAATACACTGGCACTGTGCTATCCCACCCAGCTGCGCAAGCCGCCCCGGACCCACGGCGAGTACCGCGAACATCTGCTGCAGCTGCTCTTTCTTGGCGTGCTGGGCGAGCGCCTGGCTGGACGCACGGGTGGCGCGGCGCCGCCCTTTCTGGAGCCGGATACCGGCTTTACCCAGTTGGTGGGCGACTACGTCAACTTTCAGGTTTCCGCCATGCCGGGCCAGGATGGCGCTGCCGCCACGCTGGCTGCCCTGGTGCAGGAGGTGGAAAGGCTGCGCCGCTTCGGCGTGAACGAGCAGGAGCTGGCGCGCTTCAAAAAGATTTATCTGGGCCAGATGGAACGCGCCGATGCGGAGCGCGACAAGGCATGGTCGGCCGGCTACGCGCAGGGCTTCGTCGCCCACTTCCTGCACCAGGAGCCGCTGGCGGGCGCCGCCTATCAGCTCAAGCTGACGGCGGAGCTGTTCCCCGGCATCACGCTGGAGGAAGTGAACCGGACGGCGCGCCGGATTCTGGAACCATCCCAGGCCCGGCTGCTGATGTATGCGGGCGGGGAGGAGAAGCCGGTGCCGTCCGCTGCGCAGCTGCTGGCCGCGCTGGAGGCGGCGCAGAAAGACAAGGTGGAGGCGCAGGAGTCGCGGCCGCTGCCCGCCAGCCTGATGGCGGCACGTCCGTCCGGCGGCCGCATCGCCAATGAAAGCGTGAATAAAGTGCCGGGCACGACGGAACTGGTGCTGGGCAATGGCGTGACAGTGGTGCTGCGCCCGAGCGATTTTCAGAACGATGAGGTGCTGCTGGGCGCTGTGCGCCATGGCGGCTATTCGCTGTATGAAGGCGACGACTATCTCAACGCCTATTACGCCAGCCTCTTGATCATGAGCATGGGCATGGGGGATTTTGCCGAACAGGATATCGCCAAGATCCTGGCTGGACAGAATGCCACCGTCAACTTCAACATCAATGAGCTGGAAGAGCGCATCGACGGCGCCTCCAGCCGGCGCGATATCGAAAGCATGCTGCAGCTGCTGCATATGAGCATGCTGCAGCCGCGCATGGAGGAAGCACGCTTCCGCGCTTCCGTCGATGGCTGGAGGGAGGCAATGCTCAATCCGCATCCGGACCTGGAGACGTATATGTTCAATGAGCTGAATGCCATCCTGTTCCACGGCCAGCCGCGTGGCCTGCGGCAGACCCCGGAGGATATGGATAAGCTCAAGCTGGAGCGCGCCCATGCCATTTTCAAGGAGAGGATGGGCAATGCCCAGGGCTTGACCTTCTATCTCGTTGGCAGCTTCGATCCGGAACAGGTCAAGCCGCTGCTGGCCAGCTACCTGGGCACCTTGCCGGTCCACGCCTTGCCGGAGCAGGCGCGGGACCACGGCGTGCGTCCGGCGCGCGGCGTGATCAAGCGCGAGCTGCGCAAGGGCATGGAGGAGCAGGGCATCGTGCTGCTCACGTTCCGCGGCGAGGCGCCTTACAGCATGGCCGCGCGCACGGCGCTGGAGGCGCTGCTGGAGGTACTGAATATCCGTATCAACGAGGTATTGCGCGAGCAGCAAAGCCTGATTTACAGCGGCTACGCGAGAGGGTGGCTGGACGAACTGCCGTACCAGAACTACGGCATGGTCTTGTATCTGCCTTGCGCGCCAGAAAACACGGCCAAGGTGATCGCTGCCATCGCCACCGAGGTGCGCAGGCTGCAGGCGCAGGGGCCGGAGGCGGCCGACCTGGACAAGGTCAAGGCCAACTGGCGCATCGGCAACCGCCATCAGCTGCGCAGCAACGGCTACTGGCTGGAGCAGCTGATGGCGGCGCGCATGGAGAAGATCGATCCGGAACTCTTCCTGCATTTCGAGGAGCGCTTCGAGAAGCTCTCCAGCGCGGAGCTGCAGCTTGCCGCGCAGCGCTATCTCGACCCCGCCAATTATGTGGAGCTGACGCTCAAGCCGGAGAACAAGGCGGGGCGGTGA
- a CDS encoding SRPBCC family protein → MIKKISLGLIVIFLIILGLAASKPDTFIVQRSTTIKAPPEKIVAYLNDFHNWQAWSPWEKLDPKMQRRFEGPQSGKGAAYAWNGNDEVGQGRMEIVDNPSPAKVSVKLEFIRPFASQNSADFSLQPDGDGTLVNWSMSAPMPFVSKLMSVFLSMDKMIGKDFEKGLAQLKSVAEK, encoded by the coding sequence ATGATCAAAAAAATCAGCCTTGGCCTCATCGTCATTTTCCTCATAATCCTCGGCCTGGCCGCCTCCAAGCCGGACACCTTCATCGTGCAGCGCAGTACCACCATCAAGGCGCCCCCTGAAAAAATCGTCGCTTACCTGAACGACTTCCACAACTGGCAAGCCTGGTCGCCGTGGGAGAAGCTCGACCCGAAAATGCAGCGTAGATTTGAAGGCCCGCAGAGCGGCAAGGGTGCCGCTTACGCCTGGAACGGCAACGATGAGGTGGGGCAGGGCCGTATGGAGATCGTCGACAATCCCAGTCCTGCCAAGGTCAGCGTCAAGCTTGAATTCATACGCCCCTTCGCTTCGCAGAACAGTGCCGACTTCAGCCTGCAGCCGGACGGCGACGGCACCCTGGTCAACTGGTCCATGAGCGCCCCCATGCCCTTTGTCTCGAAGCTCATGAGCGTCTTCCTCAGCATGGACAAGATGATCGGCAAGGACTTCGAAAAAGGCCTGGCGCAACTGAAGTCCGTCGCCGAGAAATAG
- a CDS encoding AraC family transcriptional regulator, with amino-acid sequence MPSSPPEAPRTTAGRVAGSYLQPLLEAAAARGVQAAALEQAAGLEAGTLTPLLDALPADSYVRLLDAGAALCSDPHFGLHVGERVKLGTYSVYGLILLSCRDFGQALEQTMRYEQLAHDLGRSELRVEDGTAAYCWHSHYPVAQRHLVDSVFAGIRVFGNWLAGQQLPTGALALMHDGGDPAGHGEYQRVLGTLPRFGAGANIGYFDARMLQWPVPNADVSLYPVLQQHAEQLLRQRAARAQADVVAQVHAAILRGLAQGQGRLAPVAEELKLSPRTLQRKLAEAGASFQQVLDQARFALAQDYLRQPGLSLVDIAFLLGFQEQSAFTHAFKEWAGRNPGAWREQALGA; translated from the coding sequence ATGCCAAGTTCCCCGCCTGAAGCGCCGCGCACCACTGCCGGGCGCGTGGCCGGCTCCTATCTGCAGCCCCTGCTGGAAGCGGCGGCGGCGCGCGGGGTGCAGGCGGCGGCGCTGGAACAGGCGGCCGGCCTGGAAGCCGGCACGCTGACGCCGCTGCTCGACGCCTTGCCAGCCGATAGCTACGTGCGCCTGCTCGATGCCGGCGCCGCCTTGTGCAGCGATCCGCATTTCGGCCTGCATGTGGGCGAGCGCGTCAAACTGGGCACCTACAGCGTGTACGGCCTGATCCTGCTCAGTTGCCGCGACTTCGGCCAGGCGCTGGAACAGACCATGCGTTACGAGCAGCTGGCCCATGACCTGGGCCGTTCGGAGTTGCGGGTGGAAGACGGCACGGCGGCCTATTGCTGGCATAGCCACTATCCGGTGGCCCAGCGCCATCTGGTGGACAGCGTGTTCGCCGGCATCCGCGTATTCGGCAACTGGCTGGCGGGCCAGCAGCTGCCGACCGGCGCGCTGGCCCTGATGCACGATGGCGGCGATCCGGCCGGCCATGGCGAATACCAGCGCGTGCTCGGCACCCTGCCCCGCTTCGGCGCCGGCGCCAATATCGGCTATTTCGATGCGCGCATGCTGCAATGGCCAGTGCCGAATGCCGACGTCAGCCTCTATCCGGTCTTGCAGCAGCACGCGGAACAATTGCTGCGCCAGCGCGCCGCCCGGGCGCAAGCCGATGTGGTGGCCCAGGTGCACGCTGCCATCCTGCGCGGCCTGGCCCAAGGCCAGGGCCGCCTGGCGCCCGTGGCCGAGGAATTGAAACTCAGTCCACGCACCCTGCAGCGCAAGCTGGCCGAGGCCGGCGCCAGCTTCCAGCAGGTGCTGGACCAGGCGCGCTTCGCCCTGGCCCAGGATTATCTGCGCCAGCCTGGCTTGAGCCTGGTGGACATCGCCTTCCTGCTTGGCTTCCAGGAGCAGAGCGCCTTCACCCACGCCTTCAAGGAATGGGCCGGCCGCAACCCTGGCGCCTGGCGCGAGCAGGCGCTGGGCGCCTAA
- a CDS encoding FAD-binding oxidoreductase, translating into MRRWNGWGDEAIEFALNEDALGFLAARIGNGSPVADASFEQACAQLGASRLPPHRLIDSSPETRLRNALGQSLPDWLKLRYGRIGPAPDGVAFPESSQEVRELINYARLYGVALIPHGGGTSVAGHLTVLDPFRLTLAVNTTRLCRLIHLDQQSQLATFGAGVLGPDLEAALRAHGFMLGHYPQSFEYSTLGGWIVTRSSGQQSLRYGRIEQTFAGGVVETPQGTLEVQAFPASAAGTDLRELVLGSEGRLGILTEATVRVSKVPEYEAFHAVFFPNWQQAEAAARELAQGRMGLSMLRLSNAVETVTMLALAGHKRLIGALETWLSLRGCRDGKCMLMIGASGGKTQAKAAMRAALGQCRRHHGVHIGRMMGDKWKQNRFRNVYLRNAAWQYGYAIDTVETAVDWTRVESMMQAVEGAAASALAGYGEKVHVYTHLSHLYAQGASVYTTFVYRLAGKYEDDLARWKVLKHAVSSVIVDNGGTISHQHGVGSDHAPYLEAEKGAAGIAAMQAVFRHFDPEGLLNPGKLVPPQGLAA; encoded by the coding sequence ATGCGACGCTGGAATGGCTGGGGGGACGAGGCGATTGAATTCGCCCTGAATGAGGATGCGCTGGGCTTTCTGGCCGCGCGCATCGGCAATGGCAGTCCGGTGGCGGACGCCAGTTTCGAGCAGGCCTGCGCGCAGCTGGGCGCCTCGCGCCTGCCGCCGCACCGCCTGATCGACAGCAGTCCCGAGACCCGGCTGCGCAATGCGCTGGGCCAAAGCCTGCCGGACTGGCTCAAGCTGCGCTATGGCCGCATCGGTCCCGCGCCGGATGGCGTGGCCTTCCCGGAAAGCAGCCAGGAAGTGCGTGAACTGATCAACTATGCGCGGCTGTATGGCGTGGCCCTGATTCCACATGGCGGCGGCACCAGCGTGGCGGGCCACTTGACGGTGCTCGATCCTTTCCGCCTGACGCTGGCCGTGAACACCACCCGCCTGTGCCGCCTGATCCATCTCGACCAGCAGTCGCAATTGGCGACCTTCGGCGCTGGTGTGCTGGGGCCTGACCTGGAGGCGGCGCTGCGCGCCCACGGCTTCATGCTGGGCCACTATCCGCAATCGTTTGAATATTCGACCCTGGGCGGCTGGATCGTTACCCGCTCCTCGGGCCAGCAATCGCTGCGCTATGGCCGCATCGAGCAGACCTTTGCTGGCGGCGTGGTGGAAACGCCGCAAGGCACGCTGGAAGTGCAGGCCTTCCCGGCATCGGCGGCCGGCACCGATCTGCGCGAGCTGGTGCTCGGCTCCGAAGGACGTCTCGGCATTCTGACCGAAGCCACGGTGCGCGTCAGCAAGGTGCCGGAATATGAGGCCTTCCACGCCGTCTTCTTCCCCAATTGGCAGCAGGCCGAAGCGGCGGCGCGCGAGCTGGCGCAAGGGCGCATGGGATTGTCGATGCTGCGCCTGTCGAATGCCGTGGAAACGGTGACGATGCTGGCGCTGGCCGGCCACAAGCGCCTGATCGGCGCACTGGAAACCTGGCTCTCCCTGCGCGGCTGCCGCGACGGCAAATGCATGCTGATGATCGGCGCCAGCGGCGGCAAGACCCAGGCCAAGGCGGCCATGCGCGCCGCGCTGGGCCAGTGCCGCCGGCATCATGGCGTGCATATCGGCCGCATGATGGGCGATAAATGGAAGCAGAACCGCTTCCGCAACGTCTACCTGCGCAACGCGGCCTGGCAGTACGGCTACGCCATCGACACGGTGGAAACGGCGGTGGACTGGACGCGCGTGGAAAGCATGATGCAGGCGGTGGAAGGCGCGGCCGCAAGCGCGCTGGCCGGGTACGGCGAAAAAGTGCACGTCTACACCCACCTCTCGCACCTGTATGCGCAAGGAGCCAGCGTGTACACCACCTTTGTTTACCGCCTGGCGGGCAAGTACGAAGACGATCTGGCGCGCTGGAAGGTACTCAAGCACGCGGTCAGCAGCGTCATCGTGGACAACGGCGGAACCATCAGCCACCAGCACGGCGTGGGCAGCGACCATGCACCCTATCTGGAAGCGGAGAAGGGCGCGGCTGGCATCGCCGCCATGCAGGCCGTGTTCCGCCACTTTGACCCGGAAGGCTTGCTCAACCCGGGCAAGCTGGTGCCGCCGCAGGGGTTGGCGGCATGA
- a CDS encoding glycerol-3-phosphate dehydrogenase/oxidase: MNAPHWRPGGRAELRQLLAQEWDVLIVGGGICGAGILLEASRRGLRALLVEQRDFAWGTSSRSSKLVHGGLRYLKEGQFALTRESVHEREALLREAAGLVEPQSFAFGDYVGRKPGRRAFLLGLAIYDRMAGQRSRHYYPRDEFLQLAPHIDVEGLRGGMCYTDAKTDDARLVMRVLQEAQQHGGTAFNYLSVQGLLREGGSVRGAQLRDELDAGGATHMVQAKVVISATGAWANALRAQGGAPRRLRPLRGSHLLLPAWRLPLAQAVSLMHPQDGRPVFAFPWEGVTLVGTTDLDHGEDLCHEAAITRVEVDYLMTALRRQFPELDLREDDIIATYAGVRPVIDSGQADPSKETREHALWLENGLLTITGGKLTTFRVMALDALKQAKTLLPGWNDDLRQQPIFATAPALHYRRGLPPGQASRLQGRYGAQAQALLDAAHPAELQTIPGTETLWAQLRWAARHEAVQHLDDLLLRRTRVGLLLRNGAAAILPRVKAICQPELGWSEQRWRTEESAYLALCEAHYSLPPEQGTKRQYG, from the coding sequence ATGAACGCCCCGCATTGGCGGCCCGGCGGGCGGGCGGAGCTGCGCCAGCTGCTGGCGCAGGAATGGGATGTGCTCATCGTCGGCGGCGGCATCTGCGGCGCGGGCATCTTGCTGGAGGCATCGCGGCGCGGCCTGCGCGCGCTGCTGGTCGAACAGCGCGATTTCGCCTGGGGCACGTCGAGCCGCTCGTCCAAGCTGGTGCACGGCGGCCTGCGCTACCTGAAGGAGGGCCAGTTCGCATTGACGCGCGAATCCGTCCATGAGCGGGAAGCCTTGCTGCGCGAGGCTGCCGGACTGGTCGAGCCGCAAAGCTTCGCCTTCGGCGACTACGTGGGCCGCAAGCCGGGACGCCGCGCCTTCCTGCTCGGTCTTGCCATCTATGACCGCATGGCCGGCCAGCGCAGCCGCCACTACTATCCCCGCGACGAGTTTCTGCAACTGGCCCCGCATATCGACGTCGAGGGGCTGCGCGGCGGCATGTGCTATACCGACGCCAAAACCGACGACGCGCGCCTGGTCATGCGCGTGCTGCAGGAAGCGCAGCAGCATGGCGGCACGGCCTTCAATTACCTGTCCGTACAAGGCTTGCTGCGTGAAGGCGGCAGCGTGCGCGGCGCGCAACTGCGCGATGAGCTGGACGCGGGTGGCGCAACGCATATGGTGCAGGCCAAAGTCGTGATCAGTGCCACCGGCGCCTGGGCCAATGCGCTGCGGGCGCAGGGCGGGGCGCCGCGCCGCCTGCGTCCTTTGCGCGGCAGCCACCTGCTGCTGCCGGCCTGGCGCCTGCCGCTGGCGCAGGCGGTGAGCCTGATGCACCCGCAGGATGGCCGCCCGGTCTTCGCCTTTCCGTGGGAAGGCGTTACCCTGGTCGGCACCACCGACCTCGATCATGGCGAGGATCTGTGCCATGAAGCGGCCATCACCCGCGTGGAGGTGGACTACCTGATGACCGCGCTGCGCCGGCAGTTCCCCGAACTGGATCTGCGCGAGGACGACATCATCGCCACCTATGCCGGCGTGCGCCCGGTGATCGACAGCGGCCAGGCCGATCCCTCGAAGGAAACCCGCGAGCATGCGCTGTGGCTGGAAAATGGCCTGCTGACCATCACCGGCGGCAAGTTGACCACTTTCCGCGTGATGGCGCTCGACGCGCTGAAGCAGGCCAAAACCCTGCTGCCCGGCTGGAATGACGATCTGCGCCAGCAGCCCATCTTCGCCACCGCGCCGGCACTGCACTACCGGCGCGGCCTACCGCCCGGGCAGGCAAGCCGCCTGCAAGGCCGCTACGGTGCGCAAGCGCAAGCCTTGCTGGATGCCGCCCATCCCGCCGAGCTGCAAACCATCCCCGGCACCGAAACCCTGTGGGCGCAGCTGCGCTGGGCCGCGCGCCACGAAGCGGTGCAGCATTTGGACGACCTGCTGCTGCGCCGCACCCGCGTCGGCCTGCTGCTGCGTAACGGCGCGGCCGCCATCCTGCCGCGCGTGAAGGCCATCTGCCAGCCGGAGCTGGGCTGGAGCGAGCAGCGCTGGCGTACCGAGGAGAGCGCATATCTGGCATTATGCGAAGCTCATTACAGCTTGCCGCCAGAGCAGGGGACCAAGAGACAGTATGGCTGA
- a CDS encoding FGGY-family carbohydrate kinase, whose translation MADQYILSIDNGTQSVRALLFKANGELAAKSQVHLQAYYSDHPGWAEHKAEAYWQAVCTACQRLWDTSSIPAGAVMGVAVTTQRGTVINLDKDGKPLRPAITWLDQRRTEQVPQLNAFWRTAFKLARVDGTIAYFQREAEINWIADQQPDIWRRTDKFVLLSGYLNFCLTGRHVDSIGSQVAYLPFDYKKHRWAGAMDWKWQALAIRPEMLQELVEPGTVIGAITADASRMTGIPQGVPVVAAAADKACEVIGAGALEPHIGCLSYGTTATINTTNRKYIEVTPYIPPYPAAVPGAYSTEVQIFRGYWMVNWFKEQFGDREQMAAAEQGLVPEALFDTLVHEVPPGSMGLMLQPYWSPGIRFPGPEAKGSMIGFGDVHTRAHMYRAILEGVAYALREGKERIEKRGGTRITELRVAGGGSQSDAAMQLTADVFGLPAARAHIYEASGLGAAISVAAALGLHAGFDSAIRAMTRPGRVFQPIEANRKVYDQLYRRVYLKMYQRLQPMYQEIADITGYPKAG comes from the coding sequence ATGGCTGACCAATACATCCTATCCATCGATAACGGCACGCAAAGCGTGCGCGCCTTGCTGTTCAAGGCCAACGGCGAACTGGCCGCGAAAAGCCAGGTGCATCTGCAAGCCTACTACTCCGATCATCCCGGCTGGGCCGAGCACAAGGCCGAAGCCTATTGGCAGGCGGTCTGCACGGCCTGCCAGCGCCTGTGGGACACATCATCGATTCCCGCCGGCGCCGTGATGGGCGTGGCCGTCACCACGCAGCGCGGCACGGTGATCAATCTGGATAAGGATGGCAAGCCGCTGCGTCCCGCCATCACCTGGCTGGACCAGCGCCGCACCGAACAGGTGCCGCAGCTGAATGCCTTCTGGCGCACCGCCTTCAAGCTGGCGCGGGTGGACGGCACCATCGCCTACTTTCAGCGCGAAGCCGAGATCAACTGGATCGCCGACCAGCAGCCCGACATCTGGCGGCGCACCGACAAATTCGTCCTGCTCTCCGGCTATCTGAATTTCTGCCTGACCGGCCGCCACGTCGACTCCATCGGTTCCCAGGTCGCCTATCTGCCTTTCGACTACAAGAAGCACCGCTGGGCCGGCGCTATGGACTGGAAATGGCAGGCGCTGGCGATCCGCCCCGAGATGCTGCAGGAGCTGGTGGAGCCGGGCACCGTGATCGGCGCCATCACGGCCGATGCATCGCGCATGACAGGTATTCCGCAAGGCGTGCCGGTGGTGGCCGCCGCCGCCGACAAAGCCTGCGAAGTGATCGGCGCGGGTGCGCTGGAACCGCATATCGGCTGCCTGAGCTACGGCACCACGGCCACCATCAACACCACCAACCGCAAATACATCGAAGTCACGCCATATATCCCGCCGTATCCGGCCGCGGTTCCCGGCGCCTACAGCACCGAGGTGCAGATCTTCCGCGGCTACTGGATGGTCAACTGGTTCAAGGAGCAGTTCGGCGACCGCGAGCAGATGGCCGCCGCCGAGCAGGGACTGGTGCCGGAAGCGCTGTTTGATACCCTGGTCCACGAAGTGCCCCCCGGCTCCATGGGCCTGATGCTGCAGCCTTACTGGAGTCCCGGCATCCGCTTCCCCGGTCCCGAAGCGAAAGGCTCGATGATCGGCTTCGGCGACGTGCATACGCGCGCCCATATGTACCGCGCCATCCTGGAAGGCGTGGCCTATGCGCTGAGGGAAGGCAAGGAGCGCATCGAAAAGCGCGGCGGCACGCGCATCACCGAATTGCGTGTCGCCGGCGGCGGCTCGCAAAGCGACGCTGCCATGCAGCTGACGGCCGACGTCTTCGGCCTGCCCGCCGCCCGTGCCCATATTTATGAAGCCTCGGGACTTGGCGCCGCCATCTCGGTGGCAGCGGCTCTGGGCCTGCATGCCGGCTTCGACAGCGCCATCCGCGCCATGACCCGCCCCGGCCGCGTGTTCCAACCGATCGAGGCCAACCGCAAGGTCTACGATCAGCTGTACCGGCGCGTATACTTGAAAATGTATCAACGTTTGCAGCCGATGTACCAGGAAATCGCCGATATAACAGGCTACCCGAAGGCTGGTTGA